In Saccharomyces kudriavzevii IFO 1802 strain IFO1802 genome assembly, chromosome: 9, the following proteins share a genomic window:
- the PAN6 gene encoding pantoate--beta-alanine ligase PAN6 (similar to Saccharomyces cerevisiae PAN6 (YIL145C); ancestral locus Anc_5.697) → MRILHTVEEVIQWRTQGLRNIRSKGTIGFVPTMGCLHPGHASLISQSVRENTYTVVSIFVNPSQFAPTEDLDSYPRTLPDDIKLLESLNVDVLFAPTMHVMYPQGIPLDVEKQRGPFVSVLGLSEKLEGKTRPNFFRGVATVVTKLFNIVMADVAYFGQKDIQQFIVLQCMVEELFVNTKLQMMPIVRNSKGLALSSRNKYLCPDSLKISENLYRGLQAAESAIKNLAPGARLSRSEIIDTVTEIWATYIDSHDFKVDYVSLADFKTFNELSGVEKTSKQQPLVISCAVYVTDREKPDTVVRLIDNIVI, encoded by the coding sequence ATGAGGATTCTTCATACAGTCGAGGAAGTTATCCAATGGAGGACACAGGGGCTTAGGAACATAAGATCCAAAGGAACTATTGGgtttgttccaacaatggGTTGCCTGCACCCAGGCCATGCTAGTTTGATCTCGCAATCTGTGAGGGAAAACACATACACTGTGGTTAGTATATTTGTCAATCCTTCTCAGTTTGCCCCCACAGAGGATCTAGACAGTTATCCTCGGACTTTGCCAGACGATATCAAATTGCTTGAGTCACTGAACGTAGACGTTTTGTTTGCCCCTACCATGCATGTGATGTATCCACAGGGAATCCCGCTCGACGTAGAAAAGCAGAGAGGGCCCTTTGTCAGTGTCCTTGGGTtgagtgaaaaattggaaggGAAGACGAGACCTAACTTCTTTAGGGGTGTGGCGACTGTTGTTACCAAGCTATTTAACATTGTCATGGCTGACGTGGCCTACTTTGGCCAGAAGGACATTCAGCAGTTTATTGTTTTGCAATGTATGGTGGAGGAGCTGTTTGTAAATACAAAGTTGCAAATGATGCCCATTGTTAGAAACAGCAAAGGGCTAGCTCTAAGTAGTAGAAACAAATATCTCTGTCCCGATTCTTTAAAGATCTCTGAAAACCTTTATCGTGGACTGCAAGCCGCAGAAAGCGCCATAAAGAATCTGGCACCAGGGGCACGTCTGTCCAGGTCAGAAATCATCGATACTGTTACTGAGATATGGGCCACCTATATTGATTCTCATGACTTCAAGGTAGACTACGTATCCTTAGCGGATTTTAAGACTTTTAATGAGCTTTCCGgtgttgaaaaaactaGTAAACAGCAGCCACTGGTGATTAGCTGTGCCGTATACGTTACTGACCGTGAAAAGCCGGACACAGTTGTTAGGTTGATAGATAACATCGTCATTTAG
- the CCT2 gene encoding chaperonin-containing T-complex subunit CCT2 (similar to Saccharomyces cerevisiae CCT2 (YIL142W); ancestral locus Anc_2.206) yields the protein MSVQIFGDQVTEERAENARLSAFVGAIAVGDLVKSTLGPKGMDKLLQSASSNTCMVTNDGATILKSIPLDNPAAKVLVNISKVQDDEVGDGTTSVTVLSAELLREAEKLIDQSRIHPQTIIEGYRLASAAALDALTKAAVDNSQDKVKFREDLIHIAKTTLSSKILSQDKDHFAELTTNAILRLKGSTNLEHIQVIKILGGKLSDSFLDEGFILAKRFGNNQPKRIENAKILIANTTLDTDKVKIFGTKFKVDSTVKLAQLEKAEREKMKSKIAKIAKFGINTFINRQLIYDYPEQLFTDLNINSIEHADFEGVERLALVTGGEVVSTFDEPSKCKLGECDVIEEIILGEQPFLKFSGCKAGEACTIVLRGATDQTLDEAERSLHDALSVLSQTTKETRTVLGGGCAEMVMSKAVDTEAQNIDGKKSLAVEAFARALRQLPTILADNAGFDSSELVSKLRSSIYNGISTSGLDLNNGTIADMRQLGVVESYKLKRAVVSSASEAAEVLLRVDNIIRAKPRTANRQHM from the coding sequence ATGAGTGTGCAAATATTTGGAGACCAAGTAACGGAAGAAAGAGCGGAGAACGCTCGTTTGTCGGCGTTCGTGGGCGCCATTGCCGTGGGTGATTTGGTGAAAAGCACGTTGGGCCCCAAGGGGATGGATAAGCTGTTGCAAAGTGCGTCCAGTAATACTTGCATGGTAACAAACGATGGTGCAACGATTTTGAAGTCGATCCCACTAGACAATCCGGCCGCCAAAGTGTTGGTGAACATCAGCAAGGTGCAAGACGATGAAGTTGGAGATGGCACCACCAGTGTCACTGTGTTGAGTGCAGAGTTGCTCAGAGAGGCAGAGAAATTGATTGATCAGTCCAGGATTCACCCTCAGACCATCATCGAGGGCTACCGACTAGCTTCAGCGGCCGCATTAGACGCGTTGACGAAGGCGGCCGTGGACAACTCTCAAGATAAGGTCAAGTTCCGTGAAGATCTGATCCACATTGCTAAGACTACTTTGTCCTCCAAGATTTTGTCTCAGGATAAGGATCATTTTGCCGAATTGACCACCAATGCTATTTTAAGGTTGAAAGGTTCCACCAACCTAGAACACATCCAGGTCATCAAAATTCTCGGTGGGAAACTATCAGACTCGTTTCTTGATGAAGGTTTCATTCTTGCGAAGAGGTTCGGTAATAACCAACCAAAGAGAATTGAAAACGCCAAGATTTTAATTGCTAATACTACTCTGGACACAGACAAAGTCAAGATATTCGGtaccaaattcaaagttgATTCTACAGTCAAATTGGCACAACTAGAAAAGGCAGAACGtgaaaagatgaagagcAAGATTGCCAAGATTGCCAAGTTCGGTATCAACACCTTTATCAACAGACAGCTGATTTATGACTATCCCGAACAACTATTCACAGATTTGAACATAAACTCGATTGAACACGCGGATTTCGAAGGTGTAGAAAGACTAGCCTTAGTCACAGGTGGAGAAGTGGTGTCCACATTCGACGAGCCAAGCAAGTGCAAATTGGGGGAATGTGACGTGATCGAGGAAATCATTCTTGGCGAACAGCCTTTCTTGAAGTTCAGTGGCTGCAAAGCGGGCGAGGCTTGCACCATCGTCCTAAGAGGTGCCACCGATCAAACACTTGACGAAGCTGAAAGATCTCTGCATGACGCATTATCCGTGCTGTCCCAGACCACAAAGGAGACGAGAACGGTCCTCGGTGGTGGTTGCGCCGAGATGGTCATGTCTAAAGCCGTGGACACCGAAGCTCAAAACATCGACGGCAAGAAGTCCCTCGCAGTCGAAGCCTTTGCCCGCGCTCTAAGACAACTGCCAACCATTCTGGCCGACAACGCCGGTTTTGACAGTAGCGAGCTTGTGTCCAAGCTAAGGTCCTCTATATACAACGGCATCTCGACTTCGGGCCTGGACCTCAACAACGGGACTATTGCCGACATGAGACAACTTGGCGTCGTCGAGAGTTACAAGCTGAAACGAGCAGTGGTCAGTTCTGCATCTGAAGCCGCTGAAGTGCTACTAAGAGTGGACAACATTATTCGCGCCAAGCCAAGAACCGCCAATAGACAACATATGTAA
- the NDC80 gene encoding kinetochore-associated Ndc80 complex subunit NDC80 (similar to Saccharomyces cerevisiae TID3 (YIL144W); ancestral locus Anc_5.696): protein MQSSTSTDQHVLHHMDPHRFTSQIPTASSSQLRRRNSTNQGLTNMINKSIARNTIGGTGIPTGSVNKKKSRSTVTGGTNSTALAFNDKLNNRNSSNRLSINQIGNLQQHLSNRDPRPLRDKNFQSAIQEETYDYLKRNKFDIETNHPISIKFLKQPTQKGFIIIFKWLYSRLDPGYGFTKSIENEIYQILKNLRYPFLESINKSQISAVGGSNWHKFLGMLHWLVRTNIKLDLCLNKVDRSLINQNTQEITILNQPLKTLDEQDQRQEKYELMVEKLLIDYFTESYKSFLNLEDNYEPSMQELKLGFEKFVHVINTDISNLQNQNDTLYEKYQEVLKISQKIKTTREKWKALKSDSNKYENYVNAMKQKSQEWPSKLEKMKSECSVKEEDIKALQTNIDELHKILRKKGISTEKFELENHEREKLTKELDKINLQSDKLTSSIKSRKLEAEGIFKSLLDTLRQYDLSIQNLIRSRNQLGHNVNDSFLKINIPENLLDRELHSSISYQQLFPNGSGINESIKNFILKLNDEIQERIKTIEKDNVTLEKDIKNLKHDINEKTQVNERLELELSEANSKFELSKQEDERLLVAQRIEIEKMEKKINDSNLLMKTKVSDAEEMVTSTELKLEELKVNLNRKRYKLHQRVIHVIDVTSKFKINIQSSLENSENDLGNIIKELQNLEFDTENDRTR from the coding sequence ATGCAAAGCTCAACAAGCACAGATCAGCATGTGCTACACCACATGGATCCTCATAGGTTTACATCGCAAATACCCACTGCATCATCATCACAATTaaggagaagaaatagTACGAATCAAGGTCTGACAAACATGATTAATAAGAGTATCGCCAGAAATACAATCGGTGGCACTGGCATTCCCACAGGAAGcgtaaataaaaagaaatcaagaagCACAGTTACAGGCGGTACAAATAGTACGGCATTGGCCTTTAATGATAAACTGAATAATAGAAATAGTAGCAACAGATTATCAATAAACCAGATTGGTAACTTGCAGCAGCACCTGAGTAATAGGGATCCGAGACCACTGAGggacaaaaattttcaaagcgccatccaagaagaaacttatgattatttgaaaagaaataagttCGACATTGAAACGAATCACCCcatttcaataaagtttttgaaacagCCCACACAGAAGGGgtttattatcatctttaAATGGTTATATTCAAGACTTGACCCAGGTTATGGCTTTACTAAGTCTATCGAAAATGAGATCTATCAAATCTTAAAGAATCTGCGTTATCCATTCCTAGAATCGATTAATAAATCACAAATTTCCGCTGTAGGTGGCTCCAACTGGCATAAATTCCTTGGTATGTTACACTGGTTAGTACGAACAAATATAAAACTGGATCTGTGCTTAAACAAGGTGGATCGTTCATTAATTAATCAGAACACACAAGAAATAACGATTTTGAATCAACCTTTAAAGACTTTGGATGAACAGGACCAAAGACAGGAAAAATACGAGCTCATGGTGGAAAAACTACTAATCGACTATTTTACAGAATCTTACaaaagttttttgaatctcGAGGATAATTACGAACCTTCGATGCAAGAGTTAAAGCTaggttttgaaaaatttgtccACGTAATCAATACGGATATATCAAATCTACAAAACCAAAATGATACCCTTTacgaaaaatatcaagaagttTTAAAAATAAGTCAAAAGATTAAAACgacaagagaaaaatggaaggCTTTAAAAAGCGACTCCAATAAATATGAAAATTATGTTAATGCgatgaaacaaaagagTCAGGAATGGCCAAGTAAATTAGAGAAGATGAAATCGGAATGCAGCgtgaaagaagaagacattAAAGCCTTACAAACTAATATTGACGAATTGCACAAAATCTTAAGGAAGAAGGGAATTTCAACTGAGAAATTCGAATTAGAGAATcatgaaagagaaaaacttACAAAAGAACTGGATAAAATAAATCTTCAATCCGATAAATTGACAAGTTCTATCAAATCTAGAAAGCTAGAAGCCGAGGGAATATTCAAAAGCTTATTGGACACACTGAGGCAATATGATTTATCGATACAAAATTTAATTAGATCGCGTAATCAATTAGGACATAATGTAAatgattcatttttaaaaatCAATATCCCTGAAAATCTATTGGATAGAGAACTTCATAGTAGCATTTCGTACCAACAATTATTTCCAAACGGGTCCGGAATCAACGAGTCTatcaagaatttcattCTCAAATTAAACGatgaaattcaagaaagaataaaaaccATCGAAAAAGATAATGTAACTTTagaaaaagatataaaAAACTTGAAGCATGATATAAATGAGAAAACTCAGGTAAACGAAAGGCTTGAATTGGAGTTATCTGAGGCAAATTCCAAGTTTGAGCTTTCCaaacaagaagatgaaCGATTATTGGTTGCGCAAAGAAttgagattgaaaaaatggagaaaaaaatcaacgaTTCAAATCTTTTAATGAAGACTAAAGTTTCAGATGCTGAAGAGATGGTAACCTCCACAGAACTgaaattggaagaattaAAAGTCAATTTAAATAGAAAACGATACAAGTTACATCAACGAGTAATACATGTCATTGATGTAACAAGTAAATTTAAAATTAATATTCAATCATCATTAGAAAATTCCGAAAATGACTTAGGAAACATCATCAAAGAGTTACAAAATTTGGAGTTTGATACCGAAAATGACAGGACAAGGTAA
- the SSL2 gene encoding TFIIH/NER complex ATPase/helicase subunit SSL2 (similar to Saccharomyces cerevisiae SSL2 (YIL143C); ancestral locus Anc_5.695), with the protein MTDVEGFQAKSKGKIFPDMGESFFSSDEDSPATDAEIDENYNDGKETLDGGDEERDTGVMVTGLKKPRKKTKSRHAATDSSMNQMDAKDKALLQDTNSDIPADFVPDSVSGMFRSHDFSYLRLRPDHASRPLWISPNDGRIILESFSPLAEQAQDFLVTIAEPISRPSHIHEYKITAYSLYAAVSVGLETEDIISVLDRLSKVPVAESIINFIKGATISYGKVKLVIKHNRYFVETTQADILQMLLNDSVIGPLRIDSDHQVQLADETLQQELQQSAGKSAVTVNPNDVEAVFSAVIGGDNERDDDDDDIDAVHSFEIANESVEVVKKRCQEIDYPVLEEYDFRNDHRNPDLDIDLKPSTQIRPYQEKSLSKMFGNGRARSGIIVLPCGAGKTLVGITAACTIKKSVIVLCTSSVSVMQWRQQFLQWCTLQPENCAVFTSDNKEMFQTESGLVVSTYSMVANTRNRSHDSQKVMDFLTGREWGFIILDEVHVVPAAMFRRVVSTIAAHAKLGLTATLVREDDKIGDLNFLIGPKLYEANWMELSQKGHIANVQCAEVWCPMTAEFYQEYLRETARKRMLLYIMNPTKFQACQFLIQYHERRGDKIIVFSDNVYALQEYALKMGKPFIYGSTSQQERMNILQNFQYNDQINTIFLSKVGDTSIDLPEATCLIQISSHYGSRRQEAQRLGRILRAKRRNDQGFNAFFYSLVSKDTQEMYYSTKRQAFLVDQGYAFKVITHLHGMENIPNLAYASPRERRELLQEVLLKNEEAAGIEVGDDAENSVGRGSNGHKRFKSKAVRGEGSLAGLAGGEDMAYMEYTTNKNKELKEHHPLIRKMYYKNLKK; encoded by the coding sequence ATGACGGACGTTGAAGGCTTCCAAGCCAAGAGCAAGGGGAAGATCTTCCCGGACATGGGCGagtcctttttttcatcagaCGAGGATTCTCCAGCCACTGATGCAGAGATCGATGAGAACTACAACGATGGTAAGGAAACGCTGGATGGAGGTGATGAGGAAAGGGACACCGGTGTCATGGTGACAGGTCTGAAAAAGCCACGGAAGAAGACCAAGAGCAGGCATGCGGCGACGGATTCTTCCATGAACCAAATGGACGCTAAGGACAAGGCGCTTTTGCAAGATACTAATAGCGACATACCGGCAGATTTCGTTCCAGATTCCGTCTCAGGGATGTTCAGAAGCCATGATTTTAGTTACCTGCGGTTGAGGCCAGATCATGCTTCGAGACCCCTTTGGATTTCACCAAATGATGGTAGAATAATCCTGGAAAGTTTCTCTCCATTGGCTGAACAGGCTCAGGACTTCTTGGTCACTATTGCAGAACCCATAAGTAGGCCTTCCCATATTCACGAATACAAGATCACCGCATATTCTTTGTATGCAGCCGTTTCTGTGGGGTTAGAAACAGAGGATATCATCTCAGTCCTCGATAGACTATCTAAAGTACCCGTTGCGGAATCTAtaatcaatttcatcaaggGGGCCACCATTTCGTATGGTAAAGTGAAATTGGTCATCAAGCACAACAGATATTTCGTGGAAACTACCCAGGCGGATATTTTACAAATGCTGTTGAATGATTCCGTGATCGGGCCCTTGAGGATAGATAGTGACCATCAGGTACAGCTAGCCGACGAGACACTGCAGCAGGAGCTTCAACAGTCGGCTGGAAAATCGGCAGTCACTGTTAATCCAAACGATGTGGAGGCCGTGTTTAGTGCCGTTATTGGTGGCGATAATGAGCgcgacgatgacgatgatgatattgacgCGGTCCactcttttgaaattgcaAATGAGTCCGTGGAAGTcgtaaagaaaagatgtCAAGAGATCGATTATCCCGTCTTGGAAGAATATGATTTCAGGAATGATCATAGAAATCCAGATTTAGACATCGATCTGAAACCTTCCACTCAAATCAGACCCTATCAGGAGAAATCACTGAGTAAAATGTTCGGTAATGGCCGTGCTCGTTCAGGGATCATCGTTTTACCATGTGGTGCAGGTAAGACTTTGGTTGGTATTACTGCCGCCTGtaccatcaaaaaatcgGTAATTGTCCTGTGTACCTCATCAGTGTCTGTCATGCAATGGAGACAGCAATTTTTACAATGGTGTACCCTACAGCCCGAAAATTGTGCTGTTTTCACCTCTGATAATAAAGAGATGTTTCAAACAGAATCTGGTTTAGTTGTGTCCACTTATTCAATGGTGGCGAACACAAGAAATAGATCCCATGATTCCCAAAAAGTCATGGATTTTTTAACTGGCAGAGAATGGGGGTTCAttattcttgatgaagTTCATGTTGTGCCTGCGGCAATGTTCCGTAGAGTGGTCTCCACCATTGCGGCACATGCTAAATTGGGGCTAACGGCAACTTTGGTCAGagaagatgataaaatTGGTGATCTGAATTTCTTGATTGGTCCAAAACTTTATGAAGCAAATTGGATGGAACTCTCCCAAAAGGGCCATATTGCAAACGTCCAATGTGCAGAAGTTTGGTGTCCCATGACGGCAGAATTTTACCAAGAATATCTAAGAGAAACTGctagaaaaagaatgttGTTATATATCATGAACCCTACCAAATTTCAAGCATGCCAATTCCTAATTCAATATCATGAAAGAAGAGGTGATAAGatcattgttttttctgATAATGTCTATGCTTTACAAGAATACGCTTTGAAGATGGGGAAACCGTTTATTTACGGATCCACATCACAACAAGAACGTATGAacattttacaaaattttcaatataatGACCAAATCAATACCATTTTTCTATCAAAAGTCGGTGACACTTCCATTGATTTACCGGAAGCTACATGTTTAATCCAAATTTCATCACACTATGGCTCTCGTCGGCAAGAAGCTCAGAGACTGGGGAGAATTTTAAGAGCAAAAAGACGTAACGACCAAGGGTTcaatgcatttttttattcccTGGTCTCCAAGGACACTCAAGAAATGTATTATTCCACAAAGAGACAAGCTTTTCTGGTGGATCAAGGTTACGCATTTAAAGTCATTACACATTTACATGGAATGGAAAACATTCCAAACTTAGCATACGCCTCACCAAGGGAACGTAGGGAATTACTGCAAGAAGttctgttgaaaaatgaggAAGCTGCAGGCATTGAAGTTGGTGACGACGCTGAAAATTCCGTTGGGAGAGGCTCAAACGGTCACAAAAGATTTAAATCGAAGGCCGTTAGGGGCGAAGGTTCCTTGGCCGGTCTTGCTGGTGGTGAAGATATGGCATATATGGAGTATACAaccaataaaaacaaagagcTGAAGGAACATCATCCACtgataagaaaaatgtaTTATAAAAATTTAAAGAAGTGA